GCGAGGAGATGAAATCCAAAATTTATCGGCTGTGCATGTTGAAGGTGTGTCATACCTGGAAGCATTGTAGAAGTGTGCTTTTTTGCAATTTCATTCAGAGTTTCGATGAGGTCTAAAATCAGTTTAGAGAGTTCATCACTTTTATTTTGAACATAAAGACGGAAATCTGTTGCAACTTGATCATTTCGGCTTCGTGCAGTATGTAGTTTTTTTCCTGTGTCGCCAATAATTTCGGTTAGTCGTTTTTCAATTGCCATGTGTAAATCTTCATCAGAAATCAGCCATTGGAACTCTCCATTTTCAATTTCAGATTTGACTTTTGCCAAACCATCAATAATAGAGTTTTTTTCGTCTTCCGAAAGAATATTTTGTTTGCAAAGCATTTTTGCATGTGCAATCGAGCCAGTTATATCTTGACTGTAAAGTTTTTTGTCAAAAGGAATTGAGGCATTAAATCTATCAAGTAGCGATGAGGTCGCTTCTGAAAATCTACCAGACCACATTTTAGACATATATTTTCTCCTAAAGTTTTTCTTTTGAATCGTATCAGATTAAGAGAGATATTTTTGAGAGAATAAGTGTCGGAGAATTCCGACAAAATTATCTCTCTGTAATTTTTGAACGAAGAGCTAGTTTTTTTGGATATGGGGAGAGAAATTTTTGATTTAGTAGATACTCAACTTTATACTCTTTTGCAAAAAGTTGTAAAAATGAGATTGGAACAATTATTGGAACAAGTCGATTTTTATAATCCTCTAAATTTTGTAAAAACTCCTCTTTCTCTTCTGGTGTAACACTCTTTTTGACAAAACCAAACATGTGTTGCAATATATTGATATTTCGTTCGACTGAACTTTTTTGAGAAATCGCTTTAAAAAATAGCTTTGAATAATTTTCCAAAATTTGTGAGAGTTCCATCTTTTCACGATTTGCGACAATATTTCCCATTTCGCGATATAAGACTTCATTTTTTGCATGTAATAGAAATTTATAAGATGTGTGAAATTCAACAAGCTCACTAAATTTTTTAGCACTTTCTACAAGTTTTAACATATCATCAAAAGCAAATATTTGCATTATAAAATTTTCTCTCAGCCAAACATCTTCTAACCTACCCTCCTCTTCCATTGGCAAAAGAGGAAACTCTTTTTGAAACTCATCAAAAAGCAGACCAGAAGTTTTTCCTTCGATAAAACCATTTGGCAAATAGTTTTTCACGGAAGCAATTGCACATGTTGGCGATTTTGATTTAAAAATAATTCCAGAAATTCCAGAATCTAAAAAACTTTTTGCAACTTTTCGAGACTCATTTTCCAATTTTTCTGTTAAATCGAGTTCGCTTTTATTTCCAATTGCTCTTTTATTTCCATCTTTTGAGACAATTCTAATACTTTCTCGGGGCGAACCAAAAAGTGAATTTTCTGGACAAAATGGAATAAATTCAACAAATTCACTTAAATCCTCGAGTAAAAATTTAAAAGTTTTTGCTCCTCCGTCAAAACGGACACGATTTCCAATTAAACAGGAAGAGACGGCTATTTTTAGCATTTAGTAGTTATAATCCTCTTCACTCTCTGCGGGATAGTCGCCCTCTGGATAAAAAACCTCTTCTTCATCGTAATACTTTGCATTTGGATCATACTCTTCATAATTTCCATTTTGCGGTTCTACATAATCTTCTTCAGGAAACTCCTCCATTATTGGCATTTCTGGCTGATTATCTTCTTCAATTTTGTTTTGCTCTCGAATATGAGCATCAAGCTCTCTCTGATAGTAACTATCCATTTGATACTGTTGTGAAACAGCTCTTTCTTGACAATTTCCACAAATTGCACTCGCTGGATATTGAGTTGTAAGAAATGCTCCAACAACTCCACCACCAACAGCACTAACAATAAGAACAGCAATAGCAGTTAGCATAAAATCTCCTTTAAACTTAATACGATTTAAATTATACAAAAACAGTTAAACAAATTTGTAATAACCACAATATTTGGGACTGACCTAATAGCTCCTAGTAAAAGTTTTTGTTATAGAAAAAATGTGATAATCTGAAATCTAACCATTCAAAACTTTTTGCATGTTTATCGCTCTTTCTTGTAAGATATGAAATCTTACTTCTTAAAGTAGAATTAAGGCTTTCTAAAAGGTTTGTAAATACAGATTTTTTTCATAGTTTTAAATTTTGTCGGATCTTTTCCGACAAAAATTCTATGAATTACGAACTATCTCTTTGAATGAAATTCGTTTTTTGATTGAAGATTCTCGGTGTTCAACATGATCTTTTACAAAGTCCAGAATTTTACTTTGCAACTTCACTTTATTAAGTCTATTGATATTTACAATTCCACCAGGAGAGAGAACATTTACTTCAATAAGTTTTCCATTGATTACATCAATTCCAACAAAATGCAAATTATCTTTTATTAAGTGTGGTTTGATTTTTTTACAAATTTCAAGGTCTGCTTTTGAGAGAGTATATTTTTCAGCTTTTCCACCAGCATGAACATTTGAACGAACCTCATCGTTAGCAGGAACTCTCTTCATTGCACCAATTGGCTCACCATTTAAGAGTAGAATTCGGACATCACCGTTTTCAGCACCTTCGATATACTCTTGCAAAATGACATAGTTTTTTCCAGCACCATTATCAATATAAAAATCCAAGAGTGAATTTGTATTTGATTTGGCACTTTTTTCAAGAACAATAACACCACTACCGCCAAATCCATTTAGTGGTTTCAGAATCATCTTTTCTGCTTTTGACTCTGCTATTACTTTTTTCAAATACTCTTTGTTTTTTGAAACATATGTAACAGGTAAAAAGTCGCCATCAATATCACCAAAACTTGTTGTGTAAAGTTTATTATTTGCTTTTCTCATTCCTTCGACACTGTTCATAATTAAAACATCATCGCTAACAGAATCGAGAAAATTCAACATAATATTGTCAATCGGCGGGTCTTTTCTAACAAAAATAGCATCAAAACCTCGTAACGGCAACATCTGCTCTTTAAAAACAACTTTTTGGTGAAAAGTCGGAAAACTACTCGGAATTTTGTCAAAAGGTTGAATAAATTTCACAAAACCGTGAACAACATTATCTCTAATTGTTAAGTTCTGAGGATAAATAATTGCTGTTTTGTAACCTCTTGAAACTGATTCATGAATCAGCCGAAGCCCAGAATTTGAATTGGGTGTAAGATCATTCCAATCATCAATAATAAAAGCTATATTCACTTCTATGCTCCACATGGAAACTATGCTCGAATTTCGAACTTTGAAATTCTAACTTAAAAAATCAGATTTTTTTCACTTTAAAGTAAGATTGAAAAATATTTTTTACTGGAGTATTTTGATTGACAGATAATTTAGGTTTAGCAGTTCGATATATGCTTTTTGCATCTCTTCTTTTCTCATTTATGGGTGTTTTTGTTCGCGAATTAAGTGATACGATGAGTTCAATTGAGATCGCTTTTTTTAGAAATCTTTTTGGAGTTATTATTATTCTCTATACAGTTTGGCGAAATCCATTTCAGCAAGTTGGTGGAAAATTACCACTTCTTATTTTTCGTGGAGTCATGGGATTTACAGCACTTCTTGCTTTTTTTTACAATATTGCAAATATTCCTCTTGCCGATGCGATGACTTTTAGCAAAACCGCTCCAGTTTTTACAGCATTTTTTGCCTATCTTTTTTTAGGTGAAAAGTTGAATCCGATTCAAATTATCTCAATGTTTGTTGGATTTATTGGAATTATTTTTATAATTCAGCCAAATGGTTTCACTTTCTCAAAAACAGATTTATTGGGAATTTTTAGCGGTGTTGGTGCGGCACTTGCTTATACTTCCGTTCGGGAACTTAAAAAATATTATGATAGCCGAGCAATTGTCTTATCTTTTGCAATTGTTGGAACGATTTCACCAATCATTCTTTTGTTAATTGGTTCATTTTTTGAGACTCCAAAAACATTGGATTTTATGTTTGCCCCTTTTGTTCTACCAACGACAGATGACATTATTCCAATTTTTGCACTTGGAATATTTGCAACGGTTGCTCAACTTTTTATGACAAAAGCTTATGGCGAAGCAAAAGCAGGAATTGTTGGAACAATTTCATATTCAAATATTGTTTTTTCAACTCTTCT
This DNA window, taken from Thiovulum sp. ES, encodes the following:
- a CDS encoding hypothetical protein (PFAM: Protein of unknown function (DUF523); Protein of unknown function (DUF1722)); this translates as MLKIAVSSCLIGNRVRFDGGAKTFKFLLEDLSEFVEFIPFCPENSLFGSPRESIRIVSKDGNKRAIGNKSELDLTEKLENESRKVAKSFLDSGISGIIFKSKSPTCAIASVKNYLPNGFIEGKTSGLLFDEFQKEFPLLPMEEEGRLEDVWLRENFIMQIFAFDDMLKLVESAKKFSELVEFHTSYKFLLHAKNEVLYREMGNIVANREKMELSQILENYSKLFFKAISQKSSVERNINILQHMFGFVKKSVTPEEKEEFLQNLEDYKNRLVPIIVPISFLQLFAKEYKVEYLLNQKFLSPYPKKLALRSKITER
- a CDS encoding putative membrane protein (PFAM: EamA-like transporter family), which gives rise to MTDNLGLAVRYMLFASLLFSFMGVFVRELSDTMSSIEIAFFRNLFGVIIILYTVWRNPFQQVGGKLPLLIFRGVMGFTALLAFFYNIANIPLADAMTFSKTAPVFTAFFAYLFLGEKLNPIQIISMFVGFIGIIFIIQPNGFTFSKTDLLGIFSGVGAALAYTSVRELKKYYDSRAIVLSFAIVGTISPIILLLIGSFFETPKTLDFMFAPFVLPTTDDIIPIFALGIFATVAQLFMTKAYGEAKAGIVGTISYSNIVFSTLLGTFVLGDVFPNIWTIFGMILIVISGIFATKTKSIF
- a CDS encoding glutathione synthase/ribosomal protein S6 modification enzyme (glutaminyl transferase) (PFAM: Prokaryotic glutathione synthetase, N-terminal domain; Prokaryotic glutathione synthetase, ATP-grasp domain~TIGRFAM: glutathione synthetase, prokaryotic); protein product: MWSIEVNIAFIIDDWNDLTPNSNSGLRLIHESVSRGYKTAIIYPQNLTIRDNVVHGFVKFIQPFDKIPSSFPTFHQKVVFKEQMLPLRGFDAIFVRKDPPIDNIMLNFLDSVSDDVLIMNSVEGMRKANNKLYTTSFGDIDGDFLPVTYVSKNKEYLKKVIAESKAEKMILKPLNGFGGSGVIVLEKSAKSNTNSLLDFYIDNGAGKNYVILQEYIEGAENGDVRILLLNGEPIGAMKRVPANDEVRSNVHAGGKAEKYTLSKADLEICKKIKPHLIKDNLHFVGIDVINGKLIEVNVLSPGGIVNINRLNKVKLQSKILDFVKDHVEHRESSIKKRISFKEIVRNS